A genomic region of Oncorhynchus mykiss isolate Arlee chromosome 2, USDA_OmykA_1.1, whole genome shotgun sequence contains the following coding sequences:
- the brd9 gene encoding bromodomain-containing protein 9 isoform X2 yields the protein MGKKHKKHKPEWRTVDDCEDKPFEKQLKLVLKVGGSEITELSGSGHDSSYYDDRSDHERERHKDKKKKKKKKSEKEKDKHVDDEERRRRKEEKRKKREREQNESEAATASASGVGLPTVVPSHTGVAVEPFMLPKIPNIGISFEQEEKKRKRERSEMEPEVMDQFHPNIKVEVEQQGDRPVRACRTAPESECTPRQQLLEHFLRQLQRKDAHGFFTFPVTDAIAPGYSVIIKHPMDFSTMNDKITDNEYKTVTEFKADFKLMCDNAMVYNRPETVYYKAAKKLLHTGFKMMSKERLLALKRSMSFMQDMDFSQQAAILGDEDLVSEEPPPEVISMPVESASAKKSKKPKDIKDMKEVISSYLYEPEGNACSLTDSTAEEHVLALVEHAADEAHDRINRYMPNSKMGYLRKEPDGNLLYTVVNQLNPEAKEEETHPVDLSSLSNKLLPGLTTLGFKDDRRHKVTFLSSTYNTQTLQNNSIYPDLLPDEMDLLYSAYGDETGVQCALSIQEFVKGCGNVTKRLVDGLLDKMTAGDHSKAVYQIRQKRNMALPDETKSNIYDMQMADGTGLGEGSSVLDFMSMKSYSDMSLEMSMLNSLGKSVKKEPGHEDGVSQQHFEEAAKLLQEFQEGQVERGGSRPSSNLSSLSGTSDRDQHHLGSPSHLGVGDQSEMVHDPYEFLQSPEPGSTSNS from the exons ACTGTGAGGACAAGCCTTTTGAGAAGCAGCTGAAGCTGGTGCTCAAAGTGGGAGGAAGTGAGATCACAGAACTCTCAGGCTCCGGCCATGACTCCAGTTACTACGACGACAGGTCAGACCATGAACGAGAGCGCCACAAggacaaaaagaagaagaagaagaaaaagtctGAGAAGGAGAAAGACAAACACGTAgatgatgaggagaggagaagacggaAG gaagagaagaggaagaagagagagcggGAGCAGAATGAATCAGAGGCTGCTACTGCCTCTGCCAGTGGTGTGGGCCTGCCCACTGTTGTGCCCAGTCACACTGGTGTGGCAGTCGAGCCTTTCATGCTGCCAAAGATACCAAACATTGGTATTAGTTTTGAG caggaggagaagaagaggaagagggagaggtctGAGATGGAGCCGGAGGTGATGGACCAGTTTCACCCCAACATCAAGGTAGAGGTGGAGCAACAAGGAGACCGGCCTGTCAGGGCTTGCAGGACAGCCCCGG AGAGTGAGTGCACCCCTCGACAGCAGCTCCTGGAACACTTCCTGCGCCAGCTTCAGAG GAAGGATGCCCATGGGTTCTTCACTTTCCCAGTGACAGACGCCATCGCTCCAGGTTACTCTGTGATAATCAAACACCCCATGGATTTCAGCACCATGAACGACAAGATCACAGACAACGAGTACAAAACCGTCACAGAGTTCAAG GCGGACTTCAAGCTGATGTGCGATAATGCCATGGTGTATAACCGTCCAGAGACCGTTTACTACAAGGCTGCCAAGAAACTGCTGCACACTGGCTTCAAGATGATGAGCAAA GAGCGGCTGTTAGCACTGAAGCGCAGCATGTCTTTCATGCAGGACATGGATTTCTCTCAGCAGGCGGCCATTTTAGGGGACGAGGACTTGGTGTCTGAGGAGCCCCCTCCGGAGGTCATCTCCATGCCCGTGGAGTCGGCATCGGCCAAGAAATCCAAGAAACCCAAAGACATCAAAGATATGAAGGAAGTCATCAG CAGTTACCTGTATGAGCCAGAGGGGAACGCCTGCAGCCTGACTGACAGCACAGCGGAGGAACACGTTCTGGCCCTGGTGGAGCACGCTGCAGATGAAGCACACGACCGCATCAACCGATACATGCCCAACTccaag ATGGGTTACCTGAGGAAAGAGCCTGATGGTAATCTGTTGTACACTGTAGTGAATCAGCTGAATCCAGAAGCAAAAG AGGAGGAGACCCACCCTGTGGACCTGAGCTCTCTGTCCAATAAGCTCCTTCCTGGATTAACAACACTGGGTTTCAAAGATGACAGGAGACACAAGG tgacgTTCCTGAGCAGTACCTACAACACCCAGACCCTGCAGAACAACTCCATCTACCCGGACCTGCTGCCTGATGAGATGGACCTGCTCTACTCAGCCTACGGGGATGAGACTGGGGTGCAGTGTGCTCTCAG TATTCAGGAGTTTGTTAAAGGTTGTGGGAACGTTACTAAGCGTTTGGTTGACGGGCTGCTGGATAAGATGACTGCAGGGGACCACTCTAAGGCTGTCTACCAGATCAGACAG AAAAGAAACATGGCGTTACCAGACGAAACCAAGAGCAACATTTACGATATGCAG ATGGCTGATGGGACAGGTCTGGGAGAGGGCAGCTCAGTGCTGGACTTCATGTCCATGAAGAGCTACTCTGACATGTCTCTGGAGATGTCCATGCTCAACTCTTTAG GGAAGTCGGTGAAGAAGGAGCCGGGGCATGAAGACGGGGTCAGTCAGCAGCACTTTGAGGAGGCAGCCAAGCTGCTGCAGGAGTTCCAGGAGGGCCAGGTGGAGAGGGGAGGCTCCAGACCCTCCTCTAACCTCTCCTCCCTGTCAGGGACCTCCGACAGGGACCAGCACCACCTGG GGAGTCCCTCACACCTGGGTGTTGGTGACCAGTCTGAGATGGTTCATGACCCCTATGAGTTCCTCCAGTCTCCAGAGCCAGGCTCCACATCCAACAGCTGA
- the brd9 gene encoding bromodomain-containing protein 9 isoform X4, with the protein MGKKHKKHKPEWRTVDDCEDKPFEKQLKLVLKVGGSEITELSGSGHDSSYYDDRSDHERERHKDKKKKKKKKSEKEKDKHVDDEERRRRKEEKRKKREREQNESEAATASASGVGLPTVVPSHTGVAVEPFMLPKIPNIGISFEQQEEKKRKRERSEMEPEVMDQFHPNIKVEVEQQGDRPVRACRTAPESECTPRQQLLEHFLRQLQRKDAHGFFTFPVTDAIAPGYSVIIKHPMDFSTMNDKITDNEYKTVTEFKADFKLMCDNAMVYNRPETVYYKAAKKLLHTGFKMMSKQAAILGDEDLVSEEPPPEVISMPVESASAKKSKKPKDIKDMKEVISSYLYEPEGNACSLTDSTAEEHVLALVEHAADEAHDRINRYMPNSKMGYLRKEPDGNLLYTVVNQLNPEAKEEETHPVDLSSLSNKLLPGLTTLGFKDDRRHKVTFLSSTYNTQTLQNNSIYPDLLPDEMDLLYSAYGDETGVQCALSIQEFVKGCGNVTKRLVDGLLDKMTAGDHSKAVYQIRQKRNMALPDETKSNIYDMQMADGTGLGEGSSVLDFMSMKSYSDMSLEMSMLNSLGKSVKKEPGHEDGVSQQHFEEAAKLLQEFQEGQVERGGSRPSSNLSSLSGTSDRDQHHLGSPSHLGVGDQSEMVHDPYEFLQSPEPGSTSNS; encoded by the exons ACTGTGAGGACAAGCCTTTTGAGAAGCAGCTGAAGCTGGTGCTCAAAGTGGGAGGAAGTGAGATCACAGAACTCTCAGGCTCCGGCCATGACTCCAGTTACTACGACGACAGGTCAGACCATGAACGAGAGCGCCACAAggacaaaaagaagaagaagaagaaaaagtctGAGAAGGAGAAAGACAAACACGTAgatgatgaggagaggagaagacggaAG gaagagaagaggaagaagagagagcggGAGCAGAATGAATCAGAGGCTGCTACTGCCTCTGCCAGTGGTGTGGGCCTGCCCACTGTTGTGCCCAGTCACACTGGTGTGGCAGTCGAGCCTTTCATGCTGCCAAAGATACCAAACATTGGTATTAGTTTTGAG CagcaggaggagaagaagaggaagagggagaggtctGAGATGGAGCCGGAGGTGATGGACCAGTTTCACCCCAACATCAAGGTAGAGGTGGAGCAACAAGGAGACCGGCCTGTCAGGGCTTGCAGGACAGCCCCGG AGAGTGAGTGCACCCCTCGACAGCAGCTCCTGGAACACTTCCTGCGCCAGCTTCAGAG GAAGGATGCCCATGGGTTCTTCACTTTCCCAGTGACAGACGCCATCGCTCCAGGTTACTCTGTGATAATCAAACACCCCATGGATTTCAGCACCATGAACGACAAGATCACAGACAACGAGTACAAAACCGTCACAGAGTTCAAG GCGGACTTCAAGCTGATGTGCGATAATGCCATGGTGTATAACCGTCCAGAGACCGTTTACTACAAGGCTGCCAAGAAACTGCTGCACACTGGCTTCAAGATGATGAGCAAA CAGGCGGCCATTTTAGGGGACGAGGACTTGGTGTCTGAGGAGCCCCCTCCGGAGGTCATCTCCATGCCCGTGGAGTCGGCATCGGCCAAGAAATCCAAGAAACCCAAAGACATCAAAGATATGAAGGAAGTCATCAG CAGTTACCTGTATGAGCCAGAGGGGAACGCCTGCAGCCTGACTGACAGCACAGCGGAGGAACACGTTCTGGCCCTGGTGGAGCACGCTGCAGATGAAGCACACGACCGCATCAACCGATACATGCCCAACTccaag ATGGGTTACCTGAGGAAAGAGCCTGATGGTAATCTGTTGTACACTGTAGTGAATCAGCTGAATCCAGAAGCAAAAG AGGAGGAGACCCACCCTGTGGACCTGAGCTCTCTGTCCAATAAGCTCCTTCCTGGATTAACAACACTGGGTTTCAAAGATGACAGGAGACACAAGG tgacgTTCCTGAGCAGTACCTACAACACCCAGACCCTGCAGAACAACTCCATCTACCCGGACCTGCTGCCTGATGAGATGGACCTGCTCTACTCAGCCTACGGGGATGAGACTGGGGTGCAGTGTGCTCTCAG TATTCAGGAGTTTGTTAAAGGTTGTGGGAACGTTACTAAGCGTTTGGTTGACGGGCTGCTGGATAAGATGACTGCAGGGGACCACTCTAAGGCTGTCTACCAGATCAGACAG AAAAGAAACATGGCGTTACCAGACGAAACCAAGAGCAACATTTACGATATGCAG ATGGCTGATGGGACAGGTCTGGGAGAGGGCAGCTCAGTGCTGGACTTCATGTCCATGAAGAGCTACTCTGACATGTCTCTGGAGATGTCCATGCTCAACTCTTTAG GGAAGTCGGTGAAGAAGGAGCCGGGGCATGAAGACGGGGTCAGTCAGCAGCACTTTGAGGAGGCAGCCAAGCTGCTGCAGGAGTTCCAGGAGGGCCAGGTGGAGAGGGGAGGCTCCAGACCCTCCTCTAACCTCTCCTCCCTGTCAGGGACCTCCGACAGGGACCAGCACCACCTGG GGAGTCCCTCACACCTGGGTGTTGGTGACCAGTCTGAGATGGTTCATGACCCCTATGAGTTCCTCCAGTCTCCAGAGCCAGGCTCCACATCCAACAGCTGA
- the brd9 gene encoding bromodomain-containing protein 9 isoform X7, producing the protein MGKKHKKHKPEWRTVDDCEDKPFEKQLKLVLKVGGSEITELSGSGHDSSYYDDRSDHERERHKDKKKKKKKKSEKEKDKHVDDEERRRRKEEKRKKREREQNESEAATASASGVGLPTVVPSHTGVAVEPFMLPKIPNIGISFEQQEEKKRKRERSEMEPEVMDQFHPNIKVEVEQQGDRPVRACRTAPESECTPRQQLLEHFLRQLQRKDAHGFFTFPVTDAIAPGYSVIIKHPMDFSTMNDKITDNEYKTVTEFKADFKLMCDNAMVYNRPETVYYKAAKKLLHTGFKMMSKAAILGDEDLVSEEPPPEVISMPVESASAKKSKKPKDIKDMKEVISYLYEPEGNACSLTDSTAEEHVLALVEHAADEAHDRINRYMPNSKMGYLRKEPDGNLLYTVVNQLNPEAKEEETHPVDLSSLSNKLLPGLTTLGFKDDRRHKVTFLSSTYNTQTLQNNSIYPDLLPDEMDLLYSAYGDETGVQCALSIQEFVKGCGNVTKRLVDGLLDKMTAGDHSKAVYQIRQKRNMALPDETKSNIYDMQMADGTGLGEGSSVLDFMSMKSYSDMSLEMSMLNSLGKSVKKEPGHEDGVSQQHFEEAAKLLQEFQEGQVERGGSRPSSNLSSLSGTSDRDQHHLGSPSHLGVGDQSEMVHDPYEFLQSPEPGSTSNS; encoded by the exons ACTGTGAGGACAAGCCTTTTGAGAAGCAGCTGAAGCTGGTGCTCAAAGTGGGAGGAAGTGAGATCACAGAACTCTCAGGCTCCGGCCATGACTCCAGTTACTACGACGACAGGTCAGACCATGAACGAGAGCGCCACAAggacaaaaagaagaagaagaagaaaaagtctGAGAAGGAGAAAGACAAACACGTAgatgatgaggagaggagaagacggaAG gaagagaagaggaagaagagagagcggGAGCAGAATGAATCAGAGGCTGCTACTGCCTCTGCCAGTGGTGTGGGCCTGCCCACTGTTGTGCCCAGTCACACTGGTGTGGCAGTCGAGCCTTTCATGCTGCCAAAGATACCAAACATTGGTATTAGTTTTGAG CagcaggaggagaagaagaggaagagggagaggtctGAGATGGAGCCGGAGGTGATGGACCAGTTTCACCCCAACATCAAGGTAGAGGTGGAGCAACAAGGAGACCGGCCTGTCAGGGCTTGCAGGACAGCCCCGG AGAGTGAGTGCACCCCTCGACAGCAGCTCCTGGAACACTTCCTGCGCCAGCTTCAGAG GAAGGATGCCCATGGGTTCTTCACTTTCCCAGTGACAGACGCCATCGCTCCAGGTTACTCTGTGATAATCAAACACCCCATGGATTTCAGCACCATGAACGACAAGATCACAGACAACGAGTACAAAACCGTCACAGAGTTCAAG GCGGACTTCAAGCTGATGTGCGATAATGCCATGGTGTATAACCGTCCAGAGACCGTTTACTACAAGGCTGCCAAGAAACTGCTGCACACTGGCTTCAAGATGATGAGCAAA GCGGCCATTTTAGGGGACGAGGACTTGGTGTCTGAGGAGCCCCCTCCGGAGGTCATCTCCATGCCCGTGGAGTCGGCATCGGCCAAGAAATCCAAGAAACCCAAAGACATCAAAGATATGAAGGAAGTCATCAG TTACCTGTATGAGCCAGAGGGGAACGCCTGCAGCCTGACTGACAGCACAGCGGAGGAACACGTTCTGGCCCTGGTGGAGCACGCTGCAGATGAAGCACACGACCGCATCAACCGATACATGCCCAACTccaag ATGGGTTACCTGAGGAAAGAGCCTGATGGTAATCTGTTGTACACTGTAGTGAATCAGCTGAATCCAGAAGCAAAAG AGGAGGAGACCCACCCTGTGGACCTGAGCTCTCTGTCCAATAAGCTCCTTCCTGGATTAACAACACTGGGTTTCAAAGATGACAGGAGACACAAGG tgacgTTCCTGAGCAGTACCTACAACACCCAGACCCTGCAGAACAACTCCATCTACCCGGACCTGCTGCCTGATGAGATGGACCTGCTCTACTCAGCCTACGGGGATGAGACTGGGGTGCAGTGTGCTCTCAG TATTCAGGAGTTTGTTAAAGGTTGTGGGAACGTTACTAAGCGTTTGGTTGACGGGCTGCTGGATAAGATGACTGCAGGGGACCACTCTAAGGCTGTCTACCAGATCAGACAG AAAAGAAACATGGCGTTACCAGACGAAACCAAGAGCAACATTTACGATATGCAG ATGGCTGATGGGACAGGTCTGGGAGAGGGCAGCTCAGTGCTGGACTTCATGTCCATGAAGAGCTACTCTGACATGTCTCTGGAGATGTCCATGCTCAACTCTTTAG GGAAGTCGGTGAAGAAGGAGCCGGGGCATGAAGACGGGGTCAGTCAGCAGCACTTTGAGGAGGCAGCCAAGCTGCTGCAGGAGTTCCAGGAGGGCCAGGTGGAGAGGGGAGGCTCCAGACCCTCCTCTAACCTCTCCTCCCTGTCAGGGACCTCCGACAGGGACCAGCACCACCTGG GGAGTCCCTCACACCTGGGTGTTGGTGACCAGTCTGAGATGGTTCATGACCCCTATGAGTTCCTCCAGTCTCCAGAGCCAGGCTCCACATCCAACAGCTGA
- the brd9 gene encoding bromodomain-containing protein 9 isoform X5: MGKKHKKHKPEWRTVDDCEDKPFEKQLKLVLKVGGSEITELSGSGHDSSYYDDRSDHERERHKDKKKKKKKKSEKEKDKHVDDEERRRRKEEKRKKREREQNESEAATASASGVGLPTVVPSHTGVAVEPFMLPKIPNIGISFEQQEEKKRKRERSEMEPEVMDQFHPNIKVEVEQQGDRPVRACRTAPESECTPRQQLLEHFLRQLQRKDAHGFFTFPVTDAIAPGYSVIIKHPMDFSTMNDKITDNEYKTVTEFKADFKLMCDNAMVYNRPETVYYKAAKKLLHTGFKMMSKAAILGDEDLVSEEPPPEVISMPVESASAKKSKKPKDIKDMKEVISSYLYEPEGNACSLTDSTAEEHVLALVEHAADEAHDRINRYMPNSKMGYLRKEPDGNLLYTVVNQLNPEAKEEETHPVDLSSLSNKLLPGLTTLGFKDDRRHKVTFLSSTYNTQTLQNNSIYPDLLPDEMDLLYSAYGDETGVQCALSIQEFVKGCGNVTKRLVDGLLDKMTAGDHSKAVYQIRQKRNMALPDETKSNIYDMQMADGTGLGEGSSVLDFMSMKSYSDMSLEMSMLNSLGKSVKKEPGHEDGVSQQHFEEAAKLLQEFQEGQVERGGSRPSSNLSSLSGTSDRDQHHLGSPSHLGVGDQSEMVHDPYEFLQSPEPGSTSNS; this comes from the exons ACTGTGAGGACAAGCCTTTTGAGAAGCAGCTGAAGCTGGTGCTCAAAGTGGGAGGAAGTGAGATCACAGAACTCTCAGGCTCCGGCCATGACTCCAGTTACTACGACGACAGGTCAGACCATGAACGAGAGCGCCACAAggacaaaaagaagaagaagaagaaaaagtctGAGAAGGAGAAAGACAAACACGTAgatgatgaggagaggagaagacggaAG gaagagaagaggaagaagagagagcggGAGCAGAATGAATCAGAGGCTGCTACTGCCTCTGCCAGTGGTGTGGGCCTGCCCACTGTTGTGCCCAGTCACACTGGTGTGGCAGTCGAGCCTTTCATGCTGCCAAAGATACCAAACATTGGTATTAGTTTTGAG CagcaggaggagaagaagaggaagagggagaggtctGAGATGGAGCCGGAGGTGATGGACCAGTTTCACCCCAACATCAAGGTAGAGGTGGAGCAACAAGGAGACCGGCCTGTCAGGGCTTGCAGGACAGCCCCGG AGAGTGAGTGCACCCCTCGACAGCAGCTCCTGGAACACTTCCTGCGCCAGCTTCAGAG GAAGGATGCCCATGGGTTCTTCACTTTCCCAGTGACAGACGCCATCGCTCCAGGTTACTCTGTGATAATCAAACACCCCATGGATTTCAGCACCATGAACGACAAGATCACAGACAACGAGTACAAAACCGTCACAGAGTTCAAG GCGGACTTCAAGCTGATGTGCGATAATGCCATGGTGTATAACCGTCCAGAGACCGTTTACTACAAGGCTGCCAAGAAACTGCTGCACACTGGCTTCAAGATGATGAGCAAA GCGGCCATTTTAGGGGACGAGGACTTGGTGTCTGAGGAGCCCCCTCCGGAGGTCATCTCCATGCCCGTGGAGTCGGCATCGGCCAAGAAATCCAAGAAACCCAAAGACATCAAAGATATGAAGGAAGTCATCAG CAGTTACCTGTATGAGCCAGAGGGGAACGCCTGCAGCCTGACTGACAGCACAGCGGAGGAACACGTTCTGGCCCTGGTGGAGCACGCTGCAGATGAAGCACACGACCGCATCAACCGATACATGCCCAACTccaag ATGGGTTACCTGAGGAAAGAGCCTGATGGTAATCTGTTGTACACTGTAGTGAATCAGCTGAATCCAGAAGCAAAAG AGGAGGAGACCCACCCTGTGGACCTGAGCTCTCTGTCCAATAAGCTCCTTCCTGGATTAACAACACTGGGTTTCAAAGATGACAGGAGACACAAGG tgacgTTCCTGAGCAGTACCTACAACACCCAGACCCTGCAGAACAACTCCATCTACCCGGACCTGCTGCCTGATGAGATGGACCTGCTCTACTCAGCCTACGGGGATGAGACTGGGGTGCAGTGTGCTCTCAG TATTCAGGAGTTTGTTAAAGGTTGTGGGAACGTTACTAAGCGTTTGGTTGACGGGCTGCTGGATAAGATGACTGCAGGGGACCACTCTAAGGCTGTCTACCAGATCAGACAG AAAAGAAACATGGCGTTACCAGACGAAACCAAGAGCAACATTTACGATATGCAG ATGGCTGATGGGACAGGTCTGGGAGAGGGCAGCTCAGTGCTGGACTTCATGTCCATGAAGAGCTACTCTGACATGTCTCTGGAGATGTCCATGCTCAACTCTTTAG GGAAGTCGGTGAAGAAGGAGCCGGGGCATGAAGACGGGGTCAGTCAGCAGCACTTTGAGGAGGCAGCCAAGCTGCTGCAGGAGTTCCAGGAGGGCCAGGTGGAGAGGGGAGGCTCCAGACCCTCCTCTAACCTCTCCTCCCTGTCAGGGACCTCCGACAGGGACCAGCACCACCTGG GGAGTCCCTCACACCTGGGTGTTGGTGACCAGTCTGAGATGGTTCATGACCCCTATGAGTTCCTCCAGTCTCCAGAGCCAGGCTCCACATCCAACAGCTGA
- the brd9 gene encoding bromodomain-containing protein 9 isoform X3, which produces MGKKHKKHKPEWRTVDDCEDKPFEKQLKLVLKVGGSEITELSGSGHDSSYYDDRSDHERERHKDKKKKKKKKSEKEKDKHVDDEERRRRKEEKRKKREREQNESEAATASASGVGLPTVVPSHTGVAVEPFMLPKIPNIGISFEQQEEKKRKRERSEMEPEVMDQFHPNIKVEVEQQGDRPVRACRTAPESECTPRQQLLEHFLRQLQRKDAHGFFTFPVTDAIAPGYSVIIKHPMDFSTMNDKITDNEYKTVTEFKADFKLMCDNAMVYNRPETVYYKAAKKLLHTGFKMMSKERLLALKRSMSFMQDMDFSQQAAILGDEDLVSEEPPPEVISMPVESASAKKSKKPKDIKDMKEVISYLYEPEGNACSLTDSTAEEHVLALVEHAADEAHDRINRYMPNSKMGYLRKEPDGNLLYTVVNQLNPEAKEEETHPVDLSSLSNKLLPGLTTLGFKDDRRHKVTFLSSTYNTQTLQNNSIYPDLLPDEMDLLYSAYGDETGVQCALSIQEFVKGCGNVTKRLVDGLLDKMTAGDHSKAVYQIRQKRNMALPDETKSNIYDMQMADGTGLGEGSSVLDFMSMKSYSDMSLEMSMLNSLGKSVKKEPGHEDGVSQQHFEEAAKLLQEFQEGQVERGGSRPSSNLSSLSGTSDRDQHHLGSPSHLGVGDQSEMVHDPYEFLQSPEPGSTSNS; this is translated from the exons ACTGTGAGGACAAGCCTTTTGAGAAGCAGCTGAAGCTGGTGCTCAAAGTGGGAGGAAGTGAGATCACAGAACTCTCAGGCTCCGGCCATGACTCCAGTTACTACGACGACAGGTCAGACCATGAACGAGAGCGCCACAAggacaaaaagaagaagaagaagaaaaagtctGAGAAGGAGAAAGACAAACACGTAgatgatgaggagaggagaagacggaAG gaagagaagaggaagaagagagagcggGAGCAGAATGAATCAGAGGCTGCTACTGCCTCTGCCAGTGGTGTGGGCCTGCCCACTGTTGTGCCCAGTCACACTGGTGTGGCAGTCGAGCCTTTCATGCTGCCAAAGATACCAAACATTGGTATTAGTTTTGAG CagcaggaggagaagaagaggaagagggagaggtctGAGATGGAGCCGGAGGTGATGGACCAGTTTCACCCCAACATCAAGGTAGAGGTGGAGCAACAAGGAGACCGGCCTGTCAGGGCTTGCAGGACAGCCCCGG AGAGTGAGTGCACCCCTCGACAGCAGCTCCTGGAACACTTCCTGCGCCAGCTTCAGAG GAAGGATGCCCATGGGTTCTTCACTTTCCCAGTGACAGACGCCATCGCTCCAGGTTACTCTGTGATAATCAAACACCCCATGGATTTCAGCACCATGAACGACAAGATCACAGACAACGAGTACAAAACCGTCACAGAGTTCAAG GCGGACTTCAAGCTGATGTGCGATAATGCCATGGTGTATAACCGTCCAGAGACCGTTTACTACAAGGCTGCCAAGAAACTGCTGCACACTGGCTTCAAGATGATGAGCAAA GAGCGGCTGTTAGCACTGAAGCGCAGCATGTCTTTCATGCAGGACATGGATTTCTCTCAGCAGGCGGCCATTTTAGGGGACGAGGACTTGGTGTCTGAGGAGCCCCCTCCGGAGGTCATCTCCATGCCCGTGGAGTCGGCATCGGCCAAGAAATCCAAGAAACCCAAAGACATCAAAGATATGAAGGAAGTCATCAG TTACCTGTATGAGCCAGAGGGGAACGCCTGCAGCCTGACTGACAGCACAGCGGAGGAACACGTTCTGGCCCTGGTGGAGCACGCTGCAGATGAAGCACACGACCGCATCAACCGATACATGCCCAACTccaag ATGGGTTACCTGAGGAAAGAGCCTGATGGTAATCTGTTGTACACTGTAGTGAATCAGCTGAATCCAGAAGCAAAAG AGGAGGAGACCCACCCTGTGGACCTGAGCTCTCTGTCCAATAAGCTCCTTCCTGGATTAACAACACTGGGTTTCAAAGATGACAGGAGACACAAGG tgacgTTCCTGAGCAGTACCTACAACACCCAGACCCTGCAGAACAACTCCATCTACCCGGACCTGCTGCCTGATGAGATGGACCTGCTCTACTCAGCCTACGGGGATGAGACTGGGGTGCAGTGTGCTCTCAG TATTCAGGAGTTTGTTAAAGGTTGTGGGAACGTTACTAAGCGTTTGGTTGACGGGCTGCTGGATAAGATGACTGCAGGGGACCACTCTAAGGCTGTCTACCAGATCAGACAG AAAAGAAACATGGCGTTACCAGACGAAACCAAGAGCAACATTTACGATATGCAG ATGGCTGATGGGACAGGTCTGGGAGAGGGCAGCTCAGTGCTGGACTTCATGTCCATGAAGAGCTACTCTGACATGTCTCTGGAGATGTCCATGCTCAACTCTTTAG GGAAGTCGGTGAAGAAGGAGCCGGGGCATGAAGACGGGGTCAGTCAGCAGCACTTTGAGGAGGCAGCCAAGCTGCTGCAGGAGTTCCAGGAGGGCCAGGTGGAGAGGGGAGGCTCCAGACCCTCCTCTAACCTCTCCTCCCTGTCAGGGACCTCCGACAGGGACCAGCACCACCTGG GGAGTCCCTCACACCTGGGTGTTGGTGACCAGTCTGAGATGGTTCATGACCCCTATGAGTTCCTCCAGTCTCCAGAGCCAGGCTCCACATCCAACAGCTGA